A single window of Penaeus chinensis breed Huanghai No. 1 chromosome 9, ASM1920278v2, whole genome shotgun sequence DNA harbors:
- the LOC125028879 gene encoding peroxisomal N(1)-acetyl-spermine/spermidine oxidase-like: MLWFVKVSVLMVAWVNVVESNPFSRYSSWVNPWIRQEFEAHPCDGIFGRNSSWHAKAETVGVVVVGGGVSGLTAAKTLVDNGVNDVLILEAQDHLGGRVHTYRKEGVVVEEGAEWIHGGWRNPVYRIAVSIDGVDTPLPDDAFDWRVVTQDGVPSDESHYEVVENLRDICERSDDVLLTYYGLAYGQCFLDKYQDEYGPGYDSPEGEGWLHYLEQIVNGEEGTDSWLDIAAREADKYPNLGHDFQWKSGYDTLFQYYEASIPASKIKLNSPVCRILWDEGDDKVLLVTQSGDSYLASHVIFTASFGHLKERHTNIFEPPLPESFSVHFGHLDLGVSNKIQLGWTNPWWGSKPLDLDIVWTSQDLPLDRLWLYDIVNVASVHSAPDVLQMFVMGKDSKNMENLPKETVLEHVMYLLKRVTLQDIPEPDFFHRTSWYNNPWTRGAYETYITLWGDHQGLKGHDPITVPLKNSQGRQVVMWAGEHTHSTRYGTVDGAYDTGEREGYRLLDILKPGRE; encoded by the exons aaTCCAACCCCTTTTCGCGCTACAGTTCGTGGGTTAATCCGTGGATAAGGCAGGAATTCGAGGCGCATCCTTGTGACGGGATCTTCGGGAGGAACTCGTCCTG GCACGCAAAGGCGGAGACGGTGGGCGTGGTGGTCGTGGGCGGAGGCGTGTCAGGACTGACGGCAGCCAAGACGCTCGTAGACAATGGCGTTAACGACGTCTTGATTCTGGAGGCTCAGGATCACCTTGGAGGACGAGTGCATACCTACAGAAAAG AGGGCGTGGTGGTAGAGGAAGGCGCGGAGTGGATTCACGGCGGCTGGAGGAACCCCGTGTACCGCATAGCCGTGTCGATAGACGGAGTGGACACCCCCCTGCCGGACGACGCCTTCG ACTGGCGGGTCGTGACACAAGACGGCGTGCCAAGCGACGAGTCCCATTACGAAGTGGTGGAGAACCTGAGGGACATCTGCGAGAGGTCTGACGACGTCCTGCTGACTTACTACGGTCTTGCGTACGGCCAGTGCTTCCTCGACAA GTACCAGGATGAGTATGGCCCTGGCTATGACTCGCCAGAAGGAGAGGGTTGGCTACACTACCTCGAGCag ATCGTGAATGGAGAGGAAGGTACAGATAGTTGGCTGGACATCGCGGCGCGGGAGGCGGACAAGTACCCTAACCTCGGCCACGACTTCCAGTGGAAGAGTGGGTACGATACCCTATTCCAGTACTATGAG gCGAGCATTCCAGCAAGCAAAATTAAGCTCAACAGTCCCGTGTGCCGAATCCTGTGGGACGAAGGTGATGACAAGGTCCTGTTGGTGACGCAGAGTGGGGACTCCTACTTGGCTTCACACGTCATCTTCACCGCCTCCTTCGGGCACCTCAAGGAGCGACACACCAACATCTTCGAGCCGCCGTTGCCTGAGTCCTTCAGCGTGCACTTCGGG CACCTTGATTTGGGCGTGTCGAACAAGATCCAGCTCGGATGGACAAACCCTTGGTGGGGAAGCAAACCCCTTGACCTTGACATTGTCTGGACATCTCAGGACCTCCCTCTCGACAGG TTATGGTTGTATGACATCGTGAACGTGGCGAGCGTGCACAGTGCCCCCGACGTGCTGCAGATGTTCGTCATGGGGAAGGACTCGAAGAACATGGAGAACCTGCCTAAGGAGACTGTCCTGGAACACGTCATGTACCTCCTGAAGAGAGTCACTCTCCAGGACATCCCAGAGCCTGACTTCTTCCACAG AACGAGTTGGTACAATAACCCCTGGACTCGCGGAGCATATGAGACCTACATCACCCTCTGGGGCGACCACCAGGGGTTAAAGGGGCACGACCCCATCACAGTTCCTCTGAAGAACTCGCAGGGAAGACAA GTCGTGATGTGGGCTGgagagcacacacacagcacccgcTACGGCACGGTCGACGGGGCGTATGACACAGGCGAGAGGGAAGGATACAGACTCCTCGATATCCTCAAACCAGGAAGGGAATAA